DNA sequence from the Arthrobacter sp. V1I9 genome:
TCAGGACGGCGGCGGCAGCAGGCTGCAGCACCCTGGTCCTCACCAACGGCTGCGGCGGGCTGAATGAAAACTGGGCACCCGGCACGCCTGTGCTGATCAGCGATCACATCAACCTCACCGCCGCCTCACCGCTGGAGGGCGCCACGTTCGTGGACCTGACAGATCTCTACTCCGCCCGCATCCGCGGGCTCGCCCGCGAAGTGGACGCAACCCTGGACGAAGGCGTCTACGCCCAGTTCCCCGGCCCGCACTACGAGACCCCCGCAGAGGTGCAGTACGCCAAGCGCATAGGTGCCGACCTGGTGGGAATGTCCACCGCGCTGGAAGCCATCGCCGGACGCCACGCCGGGATGGAAGTATTCGGAATCTCACTGGTCACCAACCTTGCCGCGGGCATCAGCCCCCACCCCCTCAGCCACCAGGAAGTTCTCGAGTCAGGACAGGCCGCGGGCCCCCGGATTTCAAAGCTGCTCGCCGAAATCATCGGCAGGCTCTAAGAATAGGGATTTCTCCATTTCCCCGACGGGCAGGAAGAGTTCGGTGCCCAATGACGATAGGTTAGGCCCATGACGTCTTCCGATGCCGATTTCCGCCTGCTCAACGAGGCCCGCGAATGGGCCGCCAAGGACCCGGACCCCCAGACTTCGGCTTCGCTGCTGGAACTTGTCCGGCTTGTTGAGGAGGGGGCTCCGGCCGCCCGGCAGGAGCTCGAAGACAGTTTCCGCGGGACACTGCAGTTCGGTACAGCAGGCCTGCGGGCGGCCCTGGGTCCCGGACCCAACCGGATGAACCGGGTGGTGGTGCGCCGGGCCGCGGCAGGGCTGGCGGACTTCCTGCTCGGAGCAGTAGGCAGGACGTCACCGGGAACCCGGCCCCGCGCCGTCGTCGGCTATGATGCCCGGTACAACTCCGACATCTTCGCGGAAGAAACCGCCGCCATCTTCACGGCAGCGGGGATAGAAACCTTCCTCCTGCCGGCGGCGCTGCCCACTCCCCTGCTGGCTTACGCCGTGCGGGCACTGGAATGCGACGGCGGCGTGATGGTTACCGCCAGCCACAATCCGCCGCAGGACAACGGTTACAAGGTCTACCTGGGCCGCCATACCGTTCCGGAAAGCGGCAATGGCGCCCAGATCGTAGCGCCCTACGACGCGGAGATCGCCGCCCGTATCGACGCCGTGGGCCCACTGGAATCCATTGTTCTTGCCCCCGGCGGCTGGACAGTGCTCGACAGCGCCCTGGCCAAGGGCTACGAGCAGGCCACGGCGGCCCTGGCTCTGCCGGACCGCTTCCCTGCCCGGGACCTGCGCATCGTTCTCACCCCGATGCACGGCGTGGGCGGCGAAACCGCGCAGATCGTGCTGAAGGCTGCCGGGTTCACTGACGTCACCCTTGTGGCCGAGCAGGCCGAACCGGACCCGGACTTCCCCACCGTCAGCTTCCCCAACCCGGAGGAACCCGGAGCGTTGGACCTGGCCCTGGAAACGGCTGAACGGCTGGATGCTGACATCGTGATCGCCAATGATCCCGATGCCGACAGGGCGGCAGTTGCGGCCAAGGACCCGGACACCGGTGCCTGGCGGATGCTCCGCGGCGACGAGGTTGGCGCGTTGCTGGGTGCCCACATCGCAACGAGACTGGCGGCAGCTGACGGGAACGACGGCGACAGCGGCCGCCAGGGCGTGTTCGCGAATTCGATCGTGTCCTCAAGGCTTTTGGCACGGATCGCCACGGCCGCCGGCTACGCGCACGAGGAGACACTGACCGGGTTCAAGTGGATTTCCCGGGTGCCAGGTCTGCTGTACGGCTATGAGGAAGCCCTGGGTTACTGTGTGGCGCCCGGGGTGGTGAAGGACAAGGACGGGATCTCCGCAGCGGTATTGATCGCGGAACTCGCTGCAGCCGCAAAGGCAGACGGAAAGACCGTTTTTGACACCCTGGACGAGCTGTACCTGCAGCACGGCCTGCACGCCAGCGACCAGCTCAG
Encoded proteins:
- a CDS encoding purine-nucleoside phosphorylase, with the translated sequence MSTTDFLNTDPFAAARAAAEYIAEETGVDSHDVALVLGSGWGEAADLIGETTATLSAEEVPGFHAPAVVGHVGTIRSVLTKEGKRALVLGARTHYYEGKGVRSVVHGIRTAAAAGCSTLVLTNGCGGLNENWAPGTPVLISDHINLTAASPLEGATFVDLTDLYSARIRGLAREVDATLDEGVYAQFPGPHYETPAEVQYAKRIGADLVGMSTALEAIAGRHAGMEVFGISLVTNLAAGISPHPLSHQEVLESGQAAGPRISKLLAEIIGRL
- a CDS encoding phospho-sugar mutase translates to MTSSDADFRLLNEAREWAAKDPDPQTSASLLELVRLVEEGAPAARQELEDSFRGTLQFGTAGLRAALGPGPNRMNRVVVRRAAAGLADFLLGAVGRTSPGTRPRAVVGYDARYNSDIFAEETAAIFTAAGIETFLLPAALPTPLLAYAVRALECDGGVMVTASHNPPQDNGYKVYLGRHTVPESGNGAQIVAPYDAEIAARIDAVGPLESIVLAPGGWTVLDSALAKGYEQATAALALPDRFPARDLRIVLTPMHGVGGETAQIVLKAAGFTDVTLVAEQAEPDPDFPTVSFPNPEEPGALDLALETAERLDADIVIANDPDADRAAVAAKDPDTGAWRMLRGDEVGALLGAHIATRLAAADGNDGDSGRQGVFANSIVSSRLLARIATAAGYAHEETLTGFKWISRVPGLLYGYEEALGYCVAPGVVKDKDGISAAVLIAELAAAAKADGKTVFDTLDELYLQHGLHASDQLSIRVADLGLLDAMMNRLRVNPPESFGSSAVELFTDLAEGTEQLPPTDGLLYLTRDLTRVIIRPSGTEPKLKCYLEVIHHVGTAAELPEARQAARAALDEVLQDVSEALGL